The region ATTTCAGGGCAATCAACTTCACGTGAGTTGCGATGCCTCGCTGGTGTTGACGATCCAGTAGAATGGTTAAAGCCCCGGCTTCGGCCGGGGCTTTTTTTATGCCCGTGCCGAAGCGACGCTCGTGCAGATTCCATTCCCGAAGAAGAAGGTTACGAAGGCCGTCGCGCTCGACGAACTCGCGATTTTGGAGCGACGGTACCCCAACGCGGTGACGGCGCTGCAATTTACCAATCCGTTCGAACTGCTCGTCGCCGTGATTCTCTCGGCGCAGTGCACCGATGCACGCGTCAACCTCACGACGCCGGCGCTCTTTAAAAAGTATCCGACGCCCGCGAAGCTCGCGAAGGCCAAGCAAGAAGATGTCGAGGCCATCGTTAAGTCGTGCGGGTTCTTTCGGATGAAGGCCAAAAACATCATCAGTGCGGCGCGCGATCTTGCGGAAAAGTTCGCAGGCGAAGTGCCGAGCGCGCGCGA is a window of Candidatus Baltobacteraceae bacterium DNA encoding:
- the nth gene encoding endonuclease III is translated as MQIPFPKKKVTKAVALDELAILERRYPNAVTALQFTNPFELLVAVILSAQCTDARVNLTTPALFKKYPTPAKLAKAKQEDVEAIVKSCGFFRMKAKNIISAARDLAEKFAGEVPSAREELESLAGVGRKTANVVMSVAFEEAAFAVDTHVFRVSHRLGLTLAATPRGVEEDVTKLVPREKWRHAHHWLILHGREICKAPVPLCGNCPLNELCPTPSILEKVRTIKARAR